One genomic window of Gossypium hirsutum isolate 1008001.06 chromosome D11, Gossypium_hirsutum_v2.1, whole genome shotgun sequence includes the following:
- the LOC107927232 gene encoding uncharacterized protein, with product MLRYQWEEVVRFWTSKKGEDCERIGKSSRQKQKFTHTAGSKSFACVAQAQELSSGQKVGRLQLFDITHRKKDGNPMTPEAAEIMEKLKDKKAEYEAMASSDSSVHIDDIDNRIITDVLGPERYGRVRFQGSFLSPSQYFGSSSQQYMPSRSQAKLRYRG from the exons atgctgaggtaccagtgggaagaggtcgttagattttggacttcaaagaaaggagag gattgTGAACGCATTGGAAAAAGTAGTAGGcagaaacagaaattcactcacacagctggatcgaaaagttttgcttgtgtggCTCAGGCTCAG gaactgtcgtccggtcaaaaagttggacgccttcaactttttgacattacacataggaagaaagatggaaaccctatgactcctgaagctgcagaaattatg gaaaaactaaaggataaaaaagcAGAGTACGAAGCGATGgcttccagtgatagttctgttcatattgacgacattgataaccgaaTTATCACTGatgttttgggtcctgaaaggtacggtagggttcgatttcaaggatcttttctCAGCCCATCCCAATATTTCGGATCCAGCTCGCAACAATACATGCCTTCGAGAAGTCAGGCAAAGCTGAGGtacagaggttaa
- the LOC107927222 gene encoding bidirectional sugar transporter SWEET16 isoform X1 — MASLSFIIGIIGNIISILVFASPIKTFWWVVKKKSTENYKGVPYITTFLSTSLWTFYGIMNPDGLLVVTVNGAGAIFQLVYVILFLVYAPKDKKVKTAKLVAILDVGFLGAAIAVTLLAFHGTMRLTFVGIICAGLTIGMYASPLSVMRTVIKTKSVEYMPFLLSFFLFLNAGVWSAYALLVKDIYIGVPNAIGFILGSAQLILYLMYNNKKSAEAIEEEEEEEGGGGSAHLVKGGIEMHSVEDNLNNRSLNKWKSLPKPNFSRQHSMQKIIKTLSLTPYELQSSWPLHESDTEEGNLDLP, encoded by the exons ATGGCTAGCTTGAGCTTCATCATTGGCATTATTG GCAATATAATTTCAATACTGGTTTTTGCTTCTCCCAT AAAAACATTTTGGTGGGTGGTAAAGAAGAAATCAACTGAGAATTACAAAGGGGTTCCTTACATAACAACCTTTTTGAGCACTAGCTTGTGGACTTTCTATGGAATTATGAATCCAGATGGTTTACTTGTTGTGACGGTGAATGGTGCTGGTGCCATCTTTCAGCTCGTCTATGTTATACTCTTCCTCGTATATGCCCCTAAAGATAAGAAG GTTAAAACAGCAAAGTTGGTAGCTATATTGGATGTTGGTTTTCTTGGAGCAGCCATTGCGGTGACTCTTTTGGCATTTCATGGGACAATGAGGCTAACCTTTGTGGGAATCATATGTGCTGGTTTAACCATTGGCATGTATGCATCGCCTCTATCTGTCATG AGGACAGTGATAAAGACGAAGAGTGTGGAGTACATGCcatttttactctcatttttCTTGTTCCTCAATGCTGGTGTTTGGTCTGCTTATGCATTGCTTGTGAAAGATATCTACATTGGA GTGCCAAATGCTATTGGTTTTATCTTGGGTTCAGCTCAGTTGATCCTCTATCTCATGTACAATAACAAAAAATCAGCTGAGGccatagaagaagaagaagaagaagaaggaggaggAGGTTCAGCTCATTTGGTGAAAGGAGGCATTGAGATGCATTCAGTTGAGGACAATCTAAACAATCGAAGCCTAAACAAATGGAAAAGCCTCCCAAAACCCAACTTTAGTCGACAACACAGCATGCAAAAGATCATCAAGACACTTTCTTTGACTCCATATGAGTTGCAGTCGAGTTGGCCCCTTCATGAGAGTGATACAGAAGAAGGAAACCTTGATCTTCCATga
- the LOC107927222 gene encoding bidirectional sugar transporter SWEET16 isoform X2 produces MNPDGLLVVTVNGAGAIFQLVYVILFLVYAPKDKKVKTAKLVAILDVGFLGAAIAVTLLAFHGTMRLTFVGIICAGLTIGMYASPLSVMRTVIKTKSVEYMPFLLSFFLFLNAGVWSAYALLVKDIYIGVPNAIGFILGSAQLILYLMYNNKKSAEAIEEEEEEEGGGGSAHLVKGGIEMHSVEDNLNNRSLNKWKSLPKPNFSRQHSMQKIIKTLSLTPYELQSSWPLHESDTEEGNLDLP; encoded by the exons ATGAATCCAGATGGTTTACTTGTTGTGACGGTGAATGGTGCTGGTGCCATCTTTCAGCTCGTCTATGTTATACTCTTCCTCGTATATGCCCCTAAAGATAAGAAG GTTAAAACAGCAAAGTTGGTAGCTATATTGGATGTTGGTTTTCTTGGAGCAGCCATTGCGGTGACTCTTTTGGCATTTCATGGGACAATGAGGCTAACCTTTGTGGGAATCATATGTGCTGGTTTAACCATTGGCATGTATGCATCGCCTCTATCTGTCATG AGGACAGTGATAAAGACGAAGAGTGTGGAGTACATGCcatttttactctcatttttCTTGTTCCTCAATGCTGGTGTTTGGTCTGCTTATGCATTGCTTGTGAAAGATATCTACATTGGA GTGCCAAATGCTATTGGTTTTATCTTGGGTTCAGCTCAGTTGATCCTCTATCTCATGTACAATAACAAAAAATCAGCTGAGGccatagaagaagaagaagaagaagaaggaggaggAGGTTCAGCTCATTTGGTGAAAGGAGGCATTGAGATGCATTCAGTTGAGGACAATCTAAACAATCGAAGCCTAAACAAATGGAAAAGCCTCCCAAAACCCAACTTTAGTCGACAACACAGCATGCAAAAGATCATCAAGACACTTTCTTTGACTCCATATGAGTTGCAGTCGAGTTGGCCCCTTCATGAGAGTGATACAGAAGAAGGAAACCTTGATCTTCCATga
- the LOC107927270 gene encoding malignant T-cell-amplified sequence 1 homolog, with product MFKKFSSEDVSSQNQVKASVQRKIRQSIAEEYPGLEPVLDDLLPKKAPLIVVKCQNHLNLVLVNSVPLFFNIRDGPYMPTLRLLHQYPNIMKKFQVDRGAIKFVLAGANIMCPGLTSPGGALDDEVEAETPVAIMAEGKQHALAIGFTKMSAKDIKAINKGIGVDNMHYLNDGLWKMEKLE from the exons ATGTTCAAAAA ATTTTCATCTGAAGATGTGTCTTCACAAAACCAAGTCAAAGCATCTGTGCAGCGGAAAATTCGGCAAAGCATTGCTGAGGAG TACCCAGGACTTGAGCCTGTGTTGGATGATTTGCTTCCGAAGAAGGCCCCTTTAATTGTTGTGAAATG TCAAAACCATTTGAATCTGGTATTGGTTAATAGTGTTCCACTATTCTTCAATATTCGTGATGGACCATACATGCCCACTCTCAGACTCCTTCACCAGT ATCCAAACATAATGAAAAAGTTTCAAGTGGATCGTGGTGCGATAAAATTTGTCCTTGCTGGTGCAAACATAATGTGTCCTGGTCTTACATCCCCTGGTGGTGCTTTGGATGATGAAGTGGAAGCAGAAACTCCTGTG GCAATAATGGCTGAAGGAAAACAACATGCTCTTGCAATTGGCTTTACCAAAATGTCAGCTAAAGACAT AAAGGCAATCAACAAGGGAATTGGGGTAGACAACATGCATTATCTCAATGATGGCCTATGGAAG ATGGAGAAGCTAGAATGA
- the LOC107927269 gene encoding 60S ribosomal protein L18-2, with amino-acid sequence MGIDLVAGGKSKKTKRTAPKSDDIYLKLLVKLYRFLVRRTGSKFNAVILKRLFMSKVNKPPLSLSRLIEFMKGKEDKIAVVVGTVTDDIRVYEVPALNVTALRFTETARARIEKAGGECLTFDQLALRAPLGQNTVLLRGPKNSREAVKHFGPAPGVPHSHTKPYVRSKGRKYERARGRRNSKGFRV; translated from the exons ATG GGGATCGATTTAGTCGCAGGAGGTAAGAGCAAGAAGACGAAGAGGACAGCCCCCAAATCCGATGATATTTACCTCAAACTCCTCGTCAAG CTTTACCGTTTCCTTGTAAGAAGAACTGGGAGCAAATTCAATGCTGTGATATTGAAACGCTTGTTTATGAGCAAAGTTAACAAGCCTCCACTATCTCTCTCTAGGCTTATTGAATTCATGAAGGGAAAG GAGGATAAGATTGCTGTGGTAGTGGGGACAGTGACAGATGATATTAGGGTTTATGAGGTTCCTGCTTTGAACGTTACTGCTCTTAGGTTTACTGAGACTGCTAGAGCTAGGATTGAGAAAGCTGGTGGAGAATGCTTGACTTTTGATCAGCTTGCTTTGAGGGCACCTTTGGGTCAAAACACG GTTCTCCTCAGAGGTCCAAAGAATTCCCGTGAAGCAGTTAAACACTTTGGTCCTGCTCCCGGTGTTCCTCACAGCCACACCAAGCCATATGTGCGCTCGAAGGGAAGGAAGTATGAGAGGGCTAGAGGAAGAAGGAACAGCAAGGGATTTAGAGTTTAA
- the LOC107927268 gene encoding epoxide hydrolase A: MEGIRHKMVNVNGISMHVAEKGEGPVILFLHGFPELWYTWRHQILALSSLGYHAVAPDLRGYGDTEAPTAITSYSCMHIVGDLVALIDSLGVEQVFLVAHDWGAIIGWYLCLFRPDRVKAFVCLSVPFMPRKPQMKPVESMRLFFGDDYYICRFQEPGKIEAEIARYGASNVLKKIISSRKAGPPCMPKDNAFGIKPDTPITLPSWFSEEDLSYYANKFNKKGFTGALNYYRAFDLNWEQTAPWTNTQVKVPVKFIVGDLDSVYTTPGMKEYVNGEDFKRDAPMLDEVVIMEGVGHFINQERADEINSHIHDFIKSF, translated from the exons ATGGAAGGAATACGGCATAAGATGGTGAATGTCAATGGTATATCGATGCATGTAGCTGAAAAAGGAGAAGGACCGGTTATCCTCTTCCTTCACGGCTTCCCGGAACTATGGTACACTTGGAGGCATCAAATTCTTGCACTAAGCTCTCTCGGCTACCACGCTGTTGCCCCGGATCTCCGTGGCTATGGTGATACCGAAGCTCCCACTGCTATCACTAGCTACTCTTGCATGCACATCGTTGGTGACCTCGTTGCACTCATTGACTCTCTTGGTGTAGAGCAGGTCTTTCTGGTTGCTCATGATTGGGGTGCCATTATTGGATGGTACCTTTGCTTGTTTCGTCCCGATAGAGTCAAAGCTTTTGTGTGCCTCAGCGTCCCGTTCATGCCAAGAAAACCACAGATGAAGCCTGTTGAGAGCATGAGACTTTTCTTTGGAGATGATTACTATATTTGCAGATTCCAG GAACCTGGAAAGATTGAAGCAGAGATAGCTCGTTATGGAGCTTCAAATGTTCTAAAGAAAATCATTTCGAGTCGAAAAGCAGGTCCCCCTTGCATGCCTAAAGATAATGCTTTTGGTATCAAACCAGATACCCCAATTACCTTACCATCCTGGTTCTCTGAAGAAGATCTTAGTTATTATGCCaacaaattcaataaaaaagGCTTCACTGGGGCTCTTAACTACTACAGAGCTTTTGATTT AAACTGGGAGCAGACAGCACCATGGACTAATACACAAGTGAAAGTACCTGTGAAGTTCATTGTGGGGGATCTTGACAGCGTTTATACCACACCAGGGATGAAGGAATATGTTAATGGTGAAGATTTCAAAAGAGATGCGCCCATGTTGGATGAAGTTGTGATAATGGAGGGTGTTGGTCATTTCATCAACCAAGAAAGAGCTGATGAAATTAACTCACACATTCATGATTTCATAAAAAGTTTCTGA